TTTCCATCAATACTTTTAATTTTATCTTTAAAAAATGACATAGAAAAAGTATCATGAGTAGTTAAAATAATTGCTTTTTTAATTTTACCTTTACTAACACGACGGATTAATTTAAATAAATCCTTTTTCCAATTATAATTACCACTACCATAACATTTATAAATTTTAGCAATATCAAAATTCTTAAGATCAGAATACCATTGTTCAACAAGATGGGCATATGGACAAGCTATAACAGTTATTAAATTTTCTTCTTTATCATTTAATTCTTTTAAACAATTTAGGGCAGTAAATGTTTTTCCAGTACCAGTTGCCATTTCTAAAATTCCTTTCTTATTATTATCAAACCATGCTTTAATAGCTTTTTTTTGATGTTCAAATAAAATACGTTTATCTTTAGAAATATTTTTCTTATAATATTTTTTTATAATTTGATTAACTTCATAAATATTATTTGGTGCTCTTTCAATCAAAGCTTGTTTATCTGCTTTCGGTATATCCATAACTTCTAAATTTTCATTTTCATTTTTCCAAAATTTTGGAAAATCATTAATACAATCTAACATAAATTCAGAATTTTTCCAACCTTTAAATACAGTAAAATATTCAATATTAGATACCCATCCAGCAGCAGTTTCATTATTAGAACCAGTAAAAACAATACAATGATCAAAAGGATTTTCAGAATTTTCTATTGAATTATCCCATAAAATCCCTGATTTTGAGTGTAATATTCCGCCACCAATATATTTACCATTTTTTTTATTAATTCCAACTTTAATTTCAAGGATATTATTTGCTATCATCCATCCAAGAACTTTAATATGATCATTAATTAATTCATCCTCAATATTTGATAAATCATCCAAAAATTTATCACTAATAATTTTTTCAATATCTGAAGCATTTTTAATAACTTCTAAATCTTGAGGGAATAATTGAGTACCGCAAAGTATTCTCATATGTCCACCATTTTTTATAAATTCACCCATACCTCTAGCAGCAATTGCTAAACTTGAAGAATCAAAATAACCCGAAATACGATCATATCTTTTAGCTTCAGATAATACAGGAATATAAAAATTTTTAACAATATCTTCATTTACTGAATTATATGTGTTTTTTATAATTGAATCTATATCTTTAAATGACACTTTATCCCCCATATAAAAATAGACTAAATAAATTAAGAAAATATCAATTATTAATAATTTTATTAGTTAAAGAATATATATCTTACTAAAAAGTTCTTAATTTTAAAATTAAATTATTAAAATTTAAATAAAGTAAAATATAAGATTAAGAAATAGATATAGAAATTTTAAAACCTTTTAAAAAAGTTTTAATTTAAAATTTAAAAAAGATCCTTTTATAAAAACCAAAATTTAATAAAATTCATGATGATTAAATCAAAAAAATAATTGTTAAGATCATAATAGTAAAATATTAAAAATATGATTTAATATTATCAATTTAAAGAATAAACAGAAATAAATAAAAAAAATAAAGATAGATTAACATTTAATTAATAATTTATATATTAATATAATAGTTATAACAATTAATTATTAATATATTCATCAAAAAATTCTAATGCTTCATTTTTTAAATTATCTAAAAAATCACTTGATTTTTTTACATTAAGAAAATCTTGTTGCAAGAAAAGAACTCCTGTTTTAGCATATTCTTCAGAAATTTTAAAATATTCATTTTTATCTAAAATTATTTCCATATTGTCAGTTTCTTCAACAGCAATCGCCATCATTAAATAAACAATATTCGTATTATTAATTGTAGCTTCACGAATTCTACCTTTTTTATCTTTATCTAAAGGAGTTCTCATTTTTTGTTTTTTACCATATATTAAACAAAGAGCAAACATTTCAGTAAGTGATAAATCACTGAAAAAATCATTTGAAGTTAAATTATTAAGAATTTTCCAACTATCTTCATCAAATGTTATTCTCCTTTCTTTTGAATTATTAATCATTCAAAATCACCTTAGACTCTTTACCTTCAGAATTACTATCCCATTCAATTTTATATTCTTTACCTATAAAATTAATTAATGTATCTCTAAAATCATCACTATATTCAGTACCTGTTACTAATAAAATTGTTTGTTTACCTTCAACAAATTCTGGTAAAAATTTTGCAATATTATGTTTCATATCAACATCTAAAACACCTAATGGAGTATCCATTATAATAGGTAAATCAAACCCAGATATATTATGTAAAGCAGACATAAAACATAAACCTAAACATAATTTTTCACCATCAGATAAATCTCCAGGTCTTTCATATTCCCCTAAATTGTTTACAATAAATAATTCATAATTTTCATTTATTTTAATATCTTTAAATTCTTGTTTCCATTGTAATTTAATAAATTTTTCTTTAGTAAGTTTTTGAACTTTTAATCTCATTTTCTCCTTTAAATCTTTATATAAGTTATTAGCTGCTTCACTTGATTTTTTACAAAACTTAATCTTATTTCTATAGACTTTTATTTTTTTTTCAAGTCTTTCTTCACTATTTAATGATTTTCTTTCATTAGCTAAATTTTTATTTAATCTTTGAATTTTAGATTTTGAATTTTCAATAATACTAATAAGCTTATCTTTTTCTTCAACTAAATTATCTTTAGATTTCTTTAATTCCCTAACTTCTTCAATAGGATTTGCATCTAAACGAGCACTAATTTCCTTATATTCTTCAATTAATTCTTCATTTTCATTTTCAATATCATTAATATTTTTATAAAAATCTTTTAAAGTTAACTTAAAGTCTTTTATATTTTTCATTATATTATTTCTAATTTGAGCTAAAGCAATAGAAATTTCTTCAGCGTTATTAGATAATGGGTTAGTTTTATTCAATAATTCTTCCAATATTCTTCTATTTTCAGAACCTTCTTTTAAATCAGCACCACAAATACAAATACCTTCATTTAATAAGTCTTCAATAAAACTTTTTTTGAATTTAGGAGGAATATAACCTTTTTCTCTATTTTCTTCACCAATTTTTAAAAACTTAGTCAAGAAATTATATGATAAAATATAAGGATAACTAGTTAAAATAAATTTTTTATAATTATTTTTAAGTTCAGATAATTTTTCATTATTTTTTCGAATTTTTTTATCTAAATTATTATTTCTTACAACATCCCTTTCCAAATCAGCAGATTTTTTATCAATTAATTTTTCATCAATACTTTTAATTTCTTTTGTAATTTCCTCTTTTTTACTCTCAGATTCATGAAGTTTTTCATTAGTTTTATTTAATTTTTTTTCTAAAAGATTAATGTTTTCGCTTACTTTACCAACTTTAGGAGATATCTTTTTTTCTTTTTTAATATAACCATCTTTTACTTTATCTAAATTATTATTAACATTTTCTAATAAATTTAATTGATATAAATTATAAACTGCATTTTTAATTTGATTATTTTGAGTATTTTGGAAATATTCACTTAAACGAGCACCATCAAAAAAGAAATAATCCTCAATATCCTTAGGAATTTTACGTTCAATTGTATAAAAATCATCTTCTTTTACATTATAATCAGATTCATCTTGAGTAATTACCTCAAATTTGTTTAATTTTGGATTATTAATTAAATTATTATTGGTTTTCCTAAAACATTTCACTCTATGAAAAATAATTTTTTCATCATCATCAATAAATTGAATTTTAACACTAACTTTAATATTTTCCCCATTTTCTGCAATATTACTAGTTTTATTATTACAAATATTCATTGCAGCATCATCACCATAATCATGGATTTCAGATCCATATAAACACCAACTTAATGCATTTAATAATGTAGTTTTACCTGTTCCATTATTTCCTTGAATAATAGTAAAATTTTTATTAGG
This Methanobrevibacter wolinii SH DNA region includes the following protein-coding sequences:
- a CDS encoding DEAD/DEAH box helicase family protein yields the protein MSFKDIDSIIKNTYNSVNEDIVKNFYIPVLSEAKRYDRISGYFDSSSLAIAARGMGEFIKNGGHMRILCGTQLFPQDLEVIKNASDIEKIISDKFLDDLSNIEDELINDHIKVLGWMIANNILEIKVGINKKNGKYIGGGILHSKSGILWDNSIENSENPFDHCIVFTGSNNETAAGWVSNIEYFTVFKGWKNSEFMLDCINDFPKFWKNENENLEVMDIPKADKQALIERAPNNIYEVNQIIKKYYKKNISKDKRILFEHQKKAIKAWFDNNKKGILEMATGTGKTFTALNCLKELNDKEENLITVIACPYAHLVEQWYSDLKNFDIAKIYKCYGSGNYNWKKDLFKLIRRVSKGKIKKAIILTTHDTFSMSFFKDKIKSIDGNLFLIADEMHHLGAENYSTGLLDKYNYRLGLSATPEKFMDEKATEYLMEYFGGIIFRFDLEDALTNINPKTNETYLTPYYYFPEKINLNSNELKKYNSLTQDIAAIFNDDDKKESLDLLLIKRKDILNNAEEKYTKLRKILREKDNWDHLIVFCSPQQINNVLKILKEENVNPVHRFTSKEKNTKDKKLGGISQREDLLRKFDNGEYKALVAIKCLDEGVDVPSADKVIIMSSSRNPMEYIQRRGRVLRRYPGKYIASIYDMMIIPNSNENFPDSIIKKELERCEDFILESSNKMESNKKLVDWGVLN
- a CDS encoding AAA family ATPase, whose amino-acid sequence is MILDKVNIKNYRQYRNVEIDFSKEPNKNFTIIQGNNGTGKTTLLNALSWCLYGSEIHDYGDDAAMNICNNKTSNIAENGENIKVSVKIQFIDDDEKIIFHRVKCFRKTNNNLINNPKLNKFEVITQDESDYNVKEDDFYTIERKIPKDIEDYFFFDGARLSEYFQNTQNNQIKNAVYNLYQLNLLENVNNNLDKVKDGYIKKEKKISPKVGKVSENINLLEKKLNKTNEKLHESESKKEEITKEIKSIDEKLIDKKSADLERDVVRNNNLDKKIRKNNEKLSELKNNYKKFILTSYPYILSYNFLTKFLKIGEENREKGYIPPKFKKSFIEDLLNEGICICGADLKEGSENRRILEELLNKTNPLSNNAEEISIALAQIRNNIMKNIKDFKLTLKDFYKNINDIENENEELIEEYKEISARLDANPIEEVRELKKSKDNLVEEKDKLISIIENSKSKIQRLNKNLANERKSLNSEERLEKKIKVYRNKIKFCKKSSEAANNLYKDLKEKMRLKVQKLTKEKFIKLQWKQEFKDIKINENYELFIVNNLGEYERPGDLSDGEKLCLGLCFMSALHNISGFDLPIIMDTPLGVLDVDMKHNIAKFLPEFVEGKQTILLVTGTEYSDDFRDTLINFIGKEYKIEWDSNSEGKESKVILND